One Ancylobacter novellus DSM 506 genomic window, GGCGCGGCGGCACATAGGGTGCCCGCGGCTCAGCGGAACGGGCCTCCGGCGAAGGCGGCGACGAAGGGCGCGGCGCCTCGGGGCGGCTGAAGCTACGATTGGCCTCGCGCGCCGCATCCTCGATGGAATGACGCGGCGTCGGCGCGGCAGGACGCGGCGCGCCCTCGCTATAGACTTCGGCCGCCAGCGCGGCGAAGGAGCCCGGCGTGGGACGCCCCGGCTCGGGATTACGCGGCACAGCGGGACGCGGCGCCGGCGAATAAGGCTGGGGGCGTGGCGCGGCCGACTGCGGCGCAGGCGCCGCCGGCCGGCGGGCAGCCTCGGACTGGCGCAGCAAATCGGCGAACTCGTCTTCCTGCCCCATCAGGCGGGCAAGCTCGGCAAGCGGATCCTCGGCCGGGACTTCCTGCCGATTGCGCACGGTTTCATTGCCCATATCACAGAACCTGTTCGCTGCGCCGTTACACACCACCGCCCGGAGCGGACGGCATCACAGCGGCGGCAGGCCGAACGTTCTGTCGCGCGACACGCTCACCGCATTTCTTCGGGAGCACCGACTCCGAGGATCGAAAGTCCTGAAGCGATGATCAGCGCGACGGCGTGCACAAGCGCCAGCCGCGCATAAGTTGATTTTCGATCATCTTCGATAATGAAGCGTAAATGTGGCAGGTCTTTCCCGCGATTCCACTGTGCGTGCAGGGCACTGGCCAAATCGTAGAGGTAAAATGCCAGCCGGTGCGGCTCGCGCGCGGCCGCCGCCTGCTCGACGATACGCGGATAGCTGGCTATCAGCTTGATGAGCGCGATCTCTCCCTCGTCCTCCAGCAGCGTCAGCTCGGCGCTGGCGAAAGCGGCGGCCTCTGCCGGCAGGTCGGTGAAGGCTTCCTTGGCGTTGCGCAGGATCGAGCTCGCCCGTGCATGGGCGTACTGGACATAGAAGACCGGGTTGTCGCGGCTCTGCTCGATCACCTTGGCGAGATCGAAGTCAAGCACGGCGTCGTTCTTGCGGTTGATCATCATGAAGCGCACCGCGTCGCGCCCCACCTCGTCGACCACCTCGCGCAGGGTGACGAAGTCCCCTGCCCGCTTCGACATCTTTACCGGCTCGCCGGCGCGCAGGAGGCGCACCAGCTGGCACAGCTCGACGTCGAGGCTGGCTTCGCCGCCGCTCGCCGCCTTCACCGCCGCCTGCATGCGCTTGACGTAGCCGCCATGGTCAGCGCCCCAGACGTCGATCATGCGCTTGAAGCCGCGGTCGTACTTGTCCTTGTGGTAGGCGATGTCGGCGGCGAAATAGGTGTAGGCGCCGTCCGACTTCATCAGCGGACGGTCGACGTCGTCGCCGAAATCGGTAGCGCGGAACAGCGTCTGCTCGCGATCCTCCCAGTCCTCGATCGGCTGGCCCTTGGGCGGCGGCAGCCGGCCCTCATAGACGAGGTTGCGAGCGCGCAACTCGTCCAGCAGCCGGTCGATGATGCTCGGCTGCCCGTCCGGGCGGGCATGCAGCGTACGCTCGGAGAAGAACACGTCGTGGTGGATGTTCAGCGCGGCGAGGTCGTCGCGGATCATCGCCATCATGGCGTCGATGGCCGCCTTGCGCACCGCCGGCAGCCATTCCGCCTCGCTCCTGTCGAGCATGGTGCGGCCGTACTTGGCCACCAGCGCCTTGCCGACCGGCACGAGATAGTCGCCAGGATAGAGCCCTTCCGGGATCGAGATCGTCTCGCCCAGGGCCTCGCGGTAGCGCAGGAAGGCGGAACGGGCGAGCACGTCGACCTGCGCGCCGGCATCGTTGATGTAGTACTCGCGCGTCACCTTCCAGCCGGCGAAGGCGAGCAGGTTGGCGAGCGCGTCGCCGAACACCGCGCCGCGACAATGGCCGACATGCATCGGCCCGGTGGGGTTGGCGGAGACATATTCGACGTTGATCTTCTGGCCGGCACCGGCATCGGTGCGGCCATAGTCGCGGCCGGCATTGAGCACGGCAGCGAGGATGCGCGGCCAGTAGGAGCCATCGAGCGCGATGTTGATAAAGCCGGGGCCGGCGACATCGACCTTCGCCACGCCGGGAAGCGCAGCGAGCTTGGCCGTCAGCTTGTCCGCCAGCTCGCGCGGCTTCATTCCGGCGTCCTTGGCCAGCACCATCGCCGCATTGGTGGCGAGGTCGCCATGGCTCGCGTCGCGCGGCGGCTCCACCACCACGCGCGTGGTGTCAATGCCGGCGGGAACTGCCCCCTCAGTGGCCAGCTGGGCGACGGCGTCGCGGACGTGATCGGCGAAGATCGCGAACAGATTCATGGCGAGAAACTCCGGCAGGCAGGCCCGACAAGGGCCGCTGCCGCTACCGCAGTTCCGGTGCCCTGTCAAAGAGCCGGGCATACTCGGCCAGCGCGTAGCGGTCGGTCTGGCCGGCGAGGAAATCGGCGATACGCCGCGCCCGCGCCGCCTCGGCCCGGCCTTCCACGCTGGCGCGCCATTCCTCCGGCAGCGCGCTCGTGTCGGCCATGTAGCGCCGGAACAGATCGCGCACCACGTCGCCGGCCGCCTCCATCTCGCTCATCACGCGCGGGTGGCGGTACATGTGCGGGAACAGGAAGGCTTTAACCGCCCGCTCCGCCTGCGCCGTCGCCTCGGAGAAGCCGACCATCGGCGCGCCGAGCCGGCGTATGGCATCCGCGTCGGCGGGCCGGGCGATGGCGATCCGCCGGCGGGTCTCCGCCACCACGTCGTTGATCAGCGCGGTGATCATGCGACGGCCGAGCTCGTGGATGAAGCGAGCGCGATCCATCGCCGGCCAGCGCTCCTCGATCCCGGCGATGATGCCACCGACCAGCGGCAGGACGGTCAGCTCCTCCGTGCCGAACAGGCCGGCGCGCAGCCCGTCGTCGAGGTCGTGAACGTCATAGGCGATGTCGTCGGCGATGGCCGCGACCTGCGCCTCGGCCGAGGGCCAGCTCCACAGCCACAGATCCTGCCGCTCGGCATGCACGGCGACGGCATGGGGCAACGCGCCCTGCTGCGGGCCGTTATGCTTCACGATCCCCTCGTGGACCTCCCAGGAGAGGTTCAGCCCGTCGAAATCGGGGTAGCGATTCTCCAGCCTTGTGACGACGCGCAGCGACTGCGCGTTGTGGTCGAAGCCGCCATAGGTCGCCATGCAGGCGTCGAGCACCCGCTCGCCGGCATGGGCGAAGGGCGGATGGCCGAGGTCATGTGCGAGCGCCAGCGCCTCGCTCAGGTCCTCGTCGAGGCCGAGCGCGCGGGCGATGGAGCGCGCCACCTGCACCACCTCGAGCGTATGGGTGAGTCGGGTGCGGTAATGATCGCCCTCGTGATGGGCGAAGACCTGCGTCTTGTAGGCGAGGCGGCGGAAGGCGCTGGAATGGATGATGCGGTCGGCGTCGCGGCGGAAGGCGCTGCGGGCGTCGCCACCGGGCTCGGGATAGAGCCGGCCGCGGCTCTCCTCCGCCTTCGATGCCCAGGGCGCGCGCGGCTCAGCTCCGGCCACCGCCATGCGCGTCCCTCCTCGAATGAATGCGAGCCCTGCGAAATGCCCCCTTTGACTCGGGGGCGGCAGCACTTAACTATTGAGGCAGGTCATATTCAACTCGAAGTCCCGCGACATGAGCGCAAGCCCTTCGATCACTCCCGATTCCCTCCACCCGGTCGGCGTTACCGCCAGCGCCGCGCGCCGTATCGCCGAGATTCTCAGCGGCGAGCCGGCTGACGCCATGCTGCGCGTCAGCGTCGAGGGCGGCGGCTGCTCGGGCTTCCAGTACAAGTTCGACATCACCCGCGAGCGCGAGGCCGACGACCTCGTGCTGACCGAGGGCGCGGCCACGGTGGTGATCGACCCGGTCTCGCTCGAATATATGTCGGGCTCGCATATCGACTTCGTCGACGACCTGATCGGCGCCTCGTTCCGCATCGAGAATCCGCACGCCACCGCTTCCTGCGGCTGCGGCACCAGCTTCGCGCTCTGAAAATGCGTCCGATCGGCGTGCTCTGCGCCCTGCCGCAGGAGCTCGCCTTCCTCGCCGACAACCTCACGGCAACGGTGACCACCGAACGCGCCGGCATGATCTTCCATGCCGGCCGGCTCGACGGCCATGAGGTGGTGCTGGCGCAGGCCGGCATGGGCAAAGTCAACGCCGCTATCGCCGCGACGCTGCTGATCGAGCGCTTCGACTGCCGCATGGTGCTGTTCTCCGGCATCGCCGGCGGGCTCGACCCGGCCCTTTCCATCGGCGACGTGGTGATCGCCGACCATGTGGTGCAGCACGACGCCGGCTACACCTCGGAGGAAGGCTTTTTCGTCTACCAGGCCGGCCACCTGCCCTTCTTCAGCCCGCACGAGGACCTCGGCCACGCCGCCGAGAGCGAGCTGATCGAGCGGGTGCGCGCGGCGCTGGCCGATTTCGTCCTCACGCCACTCTCGGCCCGCACGGACGGGCAGCCGCCGCGGCTGCATTACGGGCGCGTGCTGACCGGCGACCAGTTCGTCAATTCCGAGACGCTGCGCGAGCGGCTGTTCCGCGAGCTCGGCGGCGCGGCGGTGGAGATGGAGGGCGCGGCGATGGCGCAGGCCTGCACCGCCTTCGGCGTGCCGTGGCTGGTGGTGCGGGCGCTCTCCGACCTCGCGGGGAGCGAATCACACTTCGACTTCAAGCAGTTCGTCGACGAGGTGGCGCTCTCCTCCGCGCTCATCGTGCGCCGGCTGCTGCCGGTGCTCTGAGCGGGCACGGTCTTTACCGACATTTTATGGCGCTGACGGGCGTTTCCAATCGAACCCTGATGCGCGGCTGCCGATATTGATCGGTAACGGCCGATCCCGGCCGATGGAGCCTACGATGATCCTTCTCTCCCTGCGCGCCGCCCTCGCCCATGCGTTCGGCTGGCTTGACCGCGGGCTTACCGACGGCGCCTACCAGCATGGTCGCTATTGCGTCAGCGACCAGAAGATCCGCCGCCGCGCTGCGCACTGAGTACGCCGGAGCATTTGCACCGCATCCGGCGAGGCGGCATGCTGGCGGCCTGATTTGCCTAGCCACGAACGGACCTTCGCGCATGCGCATCGCCACCTGGAACGTCAATTCGGTCAAGCAGCGGCTGGAGCACGCGGTTGCCTGGCTCGGCGAGACCCGGCCGGACGTGGTCTGCCTGCAGGAGATCAAATGCGTCGACGAGGCGTTCCCGCGCGAGGCGTTCGAATCCCTCGGCTACAATGTCGCCGTGCACGGCCAGAAGGGCTTCAACGGCGTCGCCGTGCTCTCGCGCCTGCCCTTCGACGAGGTCTCCTCCGGCCTGCCGGGCGACGATGAGGACGTCCAGTCGCGCTTCATCGAGGTGGTGGTCTCGACGCCCGAGGGCGTCGCGCGCATCTGCGGCATCTATCTGCCGAACGGAAATCCGGTCGACACGGAGAAGTACCCCTACAAGCTCAACTGGATGAAGCGGCTCAAGGCGCATGTCGCCAACCGCCTCGCCTATGAGGAGCCGCTCATCGTCTGCGGCGACTACAACGTCATCCCCGAACCCGTGGACGCCGCCAACCCGGCCGCCTGGGTGAACGACGCGCTGTTCCTGCCGCAGACCCGCTCGGCCTTCCGCGAGCTGATCCATCTCGGCATGACCGAGGCGGTGCGCGCCACTACCGACGAGCCGGGCCTCTACAGCTTCTGGGATTATCAGGCCGGCGCCTGGCAGAAGAACAACGGCATCCGCATCGACCACCTGCTGCTGTCGCCGCAGGCCGCCGACCGGCTCAAGGCGGTCGGCATCGACAAGCATGTGCGGGCTTGGGAGAAGCCCTCAGACCATGTGCCGGTCTGGGTTGATCTCGCCTACAAGGCATGATTTCAGCGCAACTTAGCGCCGCGTCTTCATATATTGCTCTAGATAGACCAGCGCCATGGCGCGCTCGTCGGCATTCGCGCCGGCGAAGGCATCGTCGTAGAGGTCGACCACCCATTTGTCGTCCGGACCGGCCGCCGAGTCGCGCGCGACGGTGAGCCACATCAGCCCGCGTGCCGCCTGGCGGGGAATGCCGTCGTCACCCTTGAACAGCAGCCCGCCGAGCGCCGCCTGCGCCTGGTACTGGCCCTTATGGGCAGCGAGGCCCAGCCAGCGGGCGGCGAAGCGCGGGTCGCGCTCCACGCCGTCGCCGTCGATATAGAGACGCGCGAGGTGGTACTGCGCATCCGGGTCGCCGAAATAGGAAGCCGCATAGGCGAACATGTCGCGCGCCCGGGTAGGGTCGCGGCGGACCTTGCTGTTGGGGATGCCGACCAGATAGTAGCCGCCGAGCGCCACGAAGGCGTCGGCAGTGAAGCGCGCCTCCGGCGAGGCCGGATTGTCGTCGGCGTGCATGTTGGCGATCTGGCTGAAATATTCGAACGCCTTGATGTCGTTGCGCTCGACGCCCTCGCCTTCCGCATACATGCGGCCGAGCTTCCACTGCGCGCCGGCATGGCCCTGGTCGGCCGCGTAGCGCAGCGAATCGATGCCCTTCTCGGTCTCGCCCGAGCGCAGCGCCTGCGCGCCGAAGCGCACGAATTCCTCCACCGAGCGCGGCTTGCCGGTCGGCGACAGGATGGTCGGCGCCGCGGCGTTGCCTCCGCCGCCGGGCGTGCCGTCGAACGCCGCGGCCGGCGCGACGGCGAAGAAGGCCAGAACGCTGGCCAGGAGAACTCGGTCAGATATCCGCATAGCACGTCGTCTCGGCCGCGCCGCCCGGATGAGTGACCGCCCCGTCACGGGCGGGCCCCACGGCCTGCGCGAACTTCCAGATGGCCCCCGAGCCGACGGGCGAGGGACGCGGCGCCCATTCCGCCTTGCGGGCGGCGAGTTCCTCGTCCGAGAGCGCCACGTCCAGCGTGCCCTCTACTGCGTCGATGGTGATGATGTCGCCGTCGCGGATCAGCCCGATCGGGCCGCCGACCGCCGCCTCCGGCCCGACATGGCCGATGCAGAAGCCCCGCGTGGCGCCGGAGAAGCGTCCGTCGGTGATGAGCGCCACCTTGTCGCCCACGCCCTGCCCGTAGAGCGCGGCGGTGGTGGAGAGCATCTCCCGCATGCCGGGGCCGCCCTTCGGCCCCTCATAGCGGATGACCAGCACGTCGCCTTCCTTATAGGCGCGCTTGGTCACCGCCTCGAAGCAGGCCTCCTCGCCGTCGAAGCAGCGGGCCGGCCCGGTGAATTTCTGGTTCTTCAGCCCCGCCACCTTCACGATGGCGCCGTCGGGCGCGAGATTGCCCTTGAGGCCGACCACGCCGCCGGTGGCGGTGATCGGATCGTTGGCCGGGCGCACCACGTCCTGGTGCGGGTTCCACTTCACCGAGGCCATGTTCTCGGCGATGGTGCGGCCCGTCACCGTCATGCAGTCGCCGTGCAGGTAGCCGTGCTCCAGCAGCGTCTTCATCAGCAGCGGGATGCCGCCGGCCTCGAACATGTCCTTGGCGACGTAGCGCCCACCGGGCTTGAGGTCGGCGATATAGGGCGTGCGCCGGAAGATCTCGGCGACGTCGAACAGGTCGAACTTGATGCCGACCTCATGCGCCATGGCCGGCAGGTGCAGCGCCGCATTGGTCGAGCCGCCCGAGGCGGCGACCACGGTCGCGGCATTCTCCAGCGCCTTGCGGGTGACGATGTCGCGCGGGCGGATGTTGCGGGCGAGGAGATCCATGATCTGCTCGCCGGCCGCGGCGCAGAACTTGTCGCGGATCTCGTAAGGCGCCGGCGCGCCGGCCGAATAGGGCAGCGCCAGGCCGATCGCCTCGGAAACAGTCGCCATGGTGTTGGCGGTGAACTGGGCGCCGCAGGCGCCCGCCGAGGGGCACGCGACCTGCTCGATCTCGTCGAGGTCCTCGTCGGACATCAGCCCGACCGAGTGCTTGCCGACCGCCTCGAACATGTCCTGCACCGTGACCGGCTGGCCGCGGAAGGAACCGGGCAGAATCGAGCCGCCATAGATGAAGATGGACGGCACGTTGAGGCGCAGCATGGCCATCATCATGCCTGGCAGCGACTTGTCGCAGCCGGCGATGCCGATCAGCGCGTCATAGGAATGGCCGCGCATGGTGAGCTCGACCGAGTCGGCGATCACCTCGCGCGAGGCGAGCGAGGCCTTCATGCCCTCGTGCCCCATGGCGATGCCGTCGGTGACGGTGATGGTGCAGAACTCGCGCGGGGTGCCGGCGGCGGAAGCGACGCCCTTCTTCACCGCCTGCGCCTGGCGCATCAGCGAGATGTTGCAGGGAGCGGCCTCGTTCCAACAGGAGGCGACGCCTACCAGCGGCTGGTGGATCTGCTCCTTGGTCAGGCCCATCGCATAGAGATAGGAGCGATGCGGAGCGCGCGCCGGACCTTCGGTCACATGGCGGCTCGGCAGGTTCCGCTTGTCGATGATGGTCCTGACGTCCATTTGTACTTCACGCATCCCGGCGCGGAGGTTTCACTCGGGTAACGGCACCCGGACACTACTATCCCCCGTCTATCCGTCGGATTTCGTGCCGGTTTGTGGCGGCTTCGCGGCACCAAGGCCCTCCGGCTGCTCTTATGGTTGCGAATGCGTGACACTGTTGCCGGAGCGACACGCAAAATAGGTATCAGAATGCCGCAAAACGACGCCCGGCAGAGAATGGTCTCGCACCTTAAGTCCTTGTTAACCAAGGGAAAATGAAATGGTTGCTTTTGCCTTGAGGTGGGCGGTTGCTGCCGCCATCACCTTTCCGGGCGTGATCTCCGGTCCCGCGCTGGCGCAGGATTGCGCCGATCCTACCCAGATGGGGCTCGACCAGTGCGCAGGCGCGGCGTTCAAGAAGTCGGATGCCCGCCTCAACCAGGTCTATGGCCAGATCGCCGCCCGTCTCTCCGGCGATGCCGCGACCAAGGCGAAGCTCGTTGCCGCCCAGCGCGCCTGGATCGCCTTCCGCGATGCCGAATGCGCCTTCCGCGCCGCGGGCGTCGAGGGCGGCAGCATCCATTCGATGACGGTGACGCTGTGCCGGAAGGACGTCACCGACCGCCGCGTCACAGAACTGGAGCCGCTGCTGAACTGCGAGGAAGGCGACACGAGCTGCCCGGTGCCGGCGGCGCAGTAGCCGTCGCGCGATCGTCACATTCCTTGGCAGGAGGTATGTTACGCACCGCTATCCGCAGGTGAGCGGCGTAACGGAGGACGGAATGTCGAGCGGCAACATCGTCGAGCGGCTGAGGGCCATGGCGGCGGACCTTGACAGGTTTCCCCGCGACAAGGTCGAGGACGAACTGTCCGAGGCCGCGGACGTGATCGAGCGCCTGCGCGCCGAACTCGACCGGCTGCTGCCGCCGGCGGTCACCGATGCCGCCCCCCAGCCCCCGGTGCCGCCGACCTCGCCGACTGCGTGAACCGTAGCCTCCCGAAAGGCTGACCGGCCGATCGACGAGTACGGCGCCCTCCCCGCATCGGTGTTGATCTTTGGACGGTCGAACGTCGCTTTCCCGATAGCACAATCACCCGGCGGCCCGGCTTGGTGCGGGCCGCCGGGTGGACGTCGTCACTCCGCAGGCTGCCGATCGTCGATGCCGGTCTCCGCGATCTGCGCCATGCCGTCCGACTGGCGCTCGAACAGCCGGCGGTAGCGTCCGCCCGGACGGGCGAGCAGCGTCTCGTGCCGGCCATCCTCTAGGATACGGCCGTGCTCGAAGACCAGGATGCGGTCCATCGCCCGCACCGTGGAGAGACGGTGCGCGATGACGATCGCCGTGCGTCCCTGCATCAACCGCTCCATCGCCTGCTGGATCGCGCCTTCCGATTCCGAATCGAGGCTGGAGGTCGCCTCGTCGAGAATGAGGATCGGCGCGTCGGCCAGGAAGGCGCGGGCGATCGCCACGCGCTGGCGCTCGCCGCCGGAGAGCTTCACGCCCCGCTCGCCGACCAGCGTGCGGTAGCCCTTCGGCAGCCGCTCGATGAAGTCGTGCGCATTGGCGAGCCTCGCCGCGCGCTCGATCTCGGCCGCGCTGGCGCCGGGCCGGGCATAGGCGATGTTCTCCGCCAGCGTACGGTGAAACAGGATCGGCTCCTGCTGCACGATGGCGATCTGCCCGCGCAGCGAGGCCTGCGCCACCTCGCGCACATCGTGCCCGTCGATCAGCACCCGTCCGTCGGTGACGTCGTAGAGCCGCTGCAGCAGCTTCACGAAGGTGGTCTTGCCCGAACCGGAGGGACCAACCAACCCCACGCGCTGCCCGGCGGGGATCACCACGTCGAGCCCGGAGAACAAGGGCGCGGCATGCCGGCCATAATGGAAGGTGACGTGCTCGAAGCGCACCTCGCCGCCGCGTATGGCTACAGGCTGCGCCTCCTCCCCGTCGGCGACGCCGGCGGTGAGCCCGTGCAGGTCGACCATCTCCTCCATGTCGTTCACCGCGCGCTGCAGGTTGTGCACGTGCTGGCCGATATCGCGCAGATAGCCGTGCAGCACGAAATAGGTGGTCAGCACATAGGTGACATCGCCCGGCGTAGCGCGTCCCTGCCACCACAGCCACAGCGCCGTGGCGGTGACGGCAGTGCGCACGACCCAGAGCAGCGCGAACTCGCCGCTGGCGCTCCACGTCGCCAGCATCCAGGTGCGCCGCACCCGCCGCCGCCAGCGCGTCACCACCGCGGCCAGCCGCTCGTCCTCGCGTGCCTCGGCGCCGAAGGCCTTCACGACCTGGTTGGCACCGAGCGTGTCAGAGAGAATGCCGCCGATGCGGGTGTCCCATGCATTGGACAGCCGCGCGGCGGGCGCGACGACGCGGGTGGCCAGCGTGACGGTGAGCGCGCCATAGGCCAGCGCGCCGACCGCCATGACCAGCCCCATCACCGGCCAGTGCAGCATGAGGAGCAGCACCGTGCCGGCGAGCACCACCACCGAGGGCAGGAGCGAGAGCAGCAGCACATCGTTGATGACGTCGAGCGCCCACATGCCGCGGGTGATCTTGCGCACGGTGGAGCCGGCGAAGCTGTTGGCGTGCCAGTCGCTGGAGAAGCGCTGCACGCGGTGGAACGCCTCGCGCACGACATCCGACATGATGCCGAGCGTCAGCGGCACCACGCCCCACCAGGCGAGATGGCGCAGCACGACCATGGCGAGGCCGAGACCGGCCATCACAAGGAAGGCATCCAGCGCGGCCGGCGCCTCGCCCTTGCCGGCGGTGAGCGCGTCGATCAGCCGGCCGGCATAGAGCGGCACGAAGATCTCGGTCAGCGTCGCCAGCACGATGGCCGCGCCGATGCCCGCCGCCATGGGCCAGCGGCGCGCCCAATGTCGGAAGGTGAAGGCAAGGACGTTGCGCAGCGCGTCGCTGCCGTGTTTGGACGAGAAGGACATGGGGAACGCAGGCGCGAAGGCGCGCCTCTCCTGCGAAGGAACTGTGCTCAGCGCGAGGAAAACGGAGTGCCGGATGGCGGGGGAGCGCGGCTCCGCGGCCTGCCGAACTAGCCGTGCGGCTTCACAGCCGGGGTGGGCTGACGAAACAGAATGGTCATTCGCGCCCCTCCCTGGTTCGCAGTTTGCGATTGCTAGTCAGTACCACGATCCGACGTCGCGGACAATCTCACGCGGCTCGGGATCGGCCGGCGAGCCTCCGCCGGGGCGGTCGGCGCGACATCCCCGACTGCGGGTGGACGGCGCCATTGACGGCTCATTCATCATACGTATGATGAATGCATGACCCTCTACCACGACACGCTGGAGCGACTGGGGAAGGATATCTGCGCGGGACGCTATCGTCCCGGCCAGGTCATTCCGGCCGAGCCGCTGCTGTGCGCGCAACTGGGCGTCAGCCGCATCGTGCTGCGGGAGGCGATCAAGGGGCTGGCGTCGAAGGGGCTGCTGGAGGCGCGTCGGCGTACCGGCACAGTGGTGCTGGAGCAGAACCGCTGGAGCCTGCTCGATCCGGAAGTGATGATCTGGCGCGCCGATGCCAACGGGGTCGATCTCGCCCTCGGTTCCGACATCATGGAGCTGCGCCGCATCATCGAGCCGGCCGCCGCACGCCTCGCCGCCGAGCGCGCGCGCCCCGAGGAATTGGCGGCGTTGCGGGCCGCCTATGAGGCGATGGCCGCCGCCGCGGTCGACGGCCAGGGTGATTACGTCGCCGCGGACATCGCCTTCCACAGCACCATCATCCGCGCCTGCTCCAATCCCTTCGTCACCCAGTTGCAGAGCGTGATGTCGACGGTACTGCGCATCTGCTTCGAACGGGTCGCCGCCGTTCCCGGCGGCCGCATCCACTCGCTGCCGCTGCATCGCCGGGTCTGCGAAGCCATCGAGCAGCGGCGGCCCTCGGAGGCCGGCGACGCGATCATCGCGCTGCTCGACGATGCCGAGAGCGACATGCGCCGATTGCTGAATGCGGACCCCGGAGCCTTTCTCACGCCGGCCCAGAAGGCCAGTGCGGCCGAGATCCAGAAACGAGCCGATCAAGAGCTCGACCGCAAAAAGAGCGATAAAGCCCTGGAGGAACGCCATGACCGAAGCGTCCTGATCTAGCGCGCTGCGCCTCGCGCAGTGATCGCTCGCGCCGCACCGGCTGTCCTGTGCAGCGGCGGGCTCATGCACCTTATCTGTGATCCATCGGCCAGCCGGTCCACCAGGACGGGCAATGCCTTCCTGCACCCTTAGAGCCTCTGCAATCTCATGAAAATCACCGCCATCGAGACGATACGCGTCGCCGAGTTCGGCAACCTGCTCTGGGTGCACGTCCACACCGACGAAGGCGTGATCGGCCTTGGCGAGACCTTCTACGGCGCCGGGGCGGTCGAAGCGCACATCCATGACACGCTGGCCGGCCGGCTGCTCGGCCGCGATCCGCTGCGCATCGAGGCGCTCAACCGCGACATGGTGAACCTGCCGCTGGCGCAGGCGTCGACCGGCGTCGAGTACCGCGCAGCATCCGCCATCGACTTCGCGCTGTGGGACATTTTCGGCAAGGTCTGCAACCAGCCGGTCCACCAGATGCTCGGCGGCCTCGCCCACGACCGGCTGCGGCTCTACAATACGTGCGCGGGTTACAAATATGTCCGCTCCATGAGCATCAAGCCGGTTTCCACCTGGGGACTTGGCGAGGCCGAGGGCCCCTATGAGGACCTCGATGCCTTCATGAACCGCTCCGACGAGCTGGCCGAGAGCCTGCTCGACGAGGGCATCACCGCCATGAAGATCTGGCCCTTCGATCCGGCCGGCATCGAGACCGGCGGCAACTTCATCTCCGCCGAGCAGATGAAGACGGCGATCCAGCCTTTCGAGAAGATCCGCAGGGCGGTCGGCGACAAGATGGAGATCATGGTCGAGTTCCATTCGCTGTGGAACCTGCCGACCGCCAAGAAGATCGCGCGTGCGCTCGAACCCTATGCGCCCACCTGGTACGAAGACCCGATCCGGATGAATTCGCCGCAGGCGCTCGCCGAATATGCGCGCTCGACGGATGTGTGGGTCTGCGCCAGCGAGACGCTGGGCTCGCGCTATGCCTATCAGGACTATCTCAACGTCGATGCCGCCCATGTGGTGATGGTCGACCTGTGCTGGACCGGCGGCCTCACCGAGGGCCGCAAGATCGCCGCGC contains:
- a CDS encoding ABC transporter ATP-binding protein, with protein sequence MSFSSKHGSDALRNVLAFTFRHWARRWPMAAGIGAAIVLATLTEIFVPLYAGRLIDALTAGKGEAPAALDAFLVMAGLGLAMVVLRHLAWWGVVPLTLGIMSDVVREAFHRVQRFSSDWHANSFAGSTVRKITRGMWALDVINDVLLLSLLPSVVVLAGTVLLLMLHWPVMGLVMAVGALAYGALTVTLATRVVAPAARLSNAWDTRIGGILSDTLGANQVVKAFGAEAREDERLAAVVTRWRRRVRRTWMLATWSASGEFALLWVVRTAVTATALWLWWQGRATPGDVTYVLTTYFVLHGYLRDIGQHVHNLQRAVNDMEEMVDLHGLTAGVADGEEAQPVAIRGGEVRFEHVTFHYGRHAAPLFSGLDVVIPAGQRVGLVGPSGSGKTTFVKLLQRLYDVTDGRVLIDGHDVREVAQASLRGQIAIVQQEPILFHRTLAENIAYARPGASAAEIERAARLANAHDFIERLPKGYRTLVGERGVKLSGGERQRVAIARAFLADAPILILDEATSSLDSESEGAIQQAMERLMQGRTAIVIAHRLSTVRAMDRILVFEHGRILEDGRHETLLARPGGRYRRLFERQSDGMAQIAETGIDDRQPAE
- a CDS encoding mandelate racemase/muconate lactonizing enzyme family protein, coding for MKITAIETIRVAEFGNLLWVHVHTDEGVIGLGETFYGAGAVEAHIHDTLAGRLLGRDPLRIEALNRDMVNLPLAQASTGVEYRAASAIDFALWDIFGKVCNQPVHQMLGGLAHDRLRLYNTCAGYKYVRSMSIKPVSTWGLGEAEGPYEDLDAFMNRSDELAESLLDEGITAMKIWPFDPAGIETGGNFISAEQMKTAIQPFEKIRRAVGDKMEIMVEFHSLWNLPTAKKIARALEPYAPTWYEDPIRMNSPQALAEYARSTDVWVCASETLGSRYAYQDYLNVDAAHVVMVDLCWTGGLTEGRKIAAQADTYHRPFAPHDCTGPVAFAAAIHCSFSQPNTLIQESVRAFYRGWYTELVTNLPRIEGGYAYPMEGAGLCLELKPEVFKRDDVTLRRSTL
- a CDS encoding FadR/GntR family transcriptional regulator, whose amino-acid sequence is MTLYHDTLERLGKDICAGRYRPGQVIPAEPLLCAQLGVSRIVLREAIKGLASKGLLEARRRTGTVVLEQNRWSLLDPEVMIWRADANGVDLALGSDIMELRRIIEPAAARLAAERARPEELAALRAAYEAMAAAAVDGQGDYVAADIAFHSTIIRACSNPFVTQLQSVMSTVLRICFERVAAVPGGRIHSLPLHRRVCEAIEQRRPSEAGDAIIALLDDAESDMRRLLNADPGAFLTPAQKASAAEIQKRADQELDRKKSDKALEERHDRSVLI
- a CDS encoding lysozyme inhibitor LprI family protein, with the translated sequence MVAFALRWAVAAAITFPGVISGPALAQDCADPTQMGLDQCAGAAFKKSDARLNQVYGQIAARLSGDAATKAKLVAAQRAWIAFRDAECAFRAAGVEGGSIHSMTVTLCRKDVTDRRVTELEPLLNCEEGDTSCPVPAAQ
- the ilvD gene encoding dihydroxy-acid dehydratase — encoded protein: MDVRTIIDKRNLPSRHVTEGPARAPHRSYLYAMGLTKEQIHQPLVGVASCWNEAAPCNISLMRQAQAVKKGVASAAGTPREFCTITVTDGIAMGHEGMKASLASREVIADSVELTMRGHSYDALIGIAGCDKSLPGMMMAMLRLNVPSIFIYGGSILPGSFRGQPVTVQDMFEAVGKHSVGLMSDEDLDEIEQVACPSAGACGAQFTANTMATVSEAIGLALPYSAGAPAPYEIRDKFCAAAGEQIMDLLARNIRPRDIVTRKALENAATVVAASGGSTNAALHLPAMAHEVGIKFDLFDVAEIFRRTPYIADLKPGGRYVAKDMFEAGGIPLLMKTLLEHGYLHGDCMTVTGRTIAENMASVKWNPHQDVVRPANDPITATGGVVGLKGNLAPDGAIVKVAGLKNQKFTGPARCFDGEEACFEAVTKRAYKEGDVLVIRYEGPKGGPGMREMLSTTAALYGQGVGDKVALITDGRFSGATRGFCIGHVGPEAAVGGPIGLIRDGDIITIDAVEGTLDVALSDEELAARKAEWAPRPSPVGSGAIWKFAQAVGPARDGAVTHPGGAAETTCYADI